A genome region from Pristis pectinata isolate sPriPec2 chromosome 40, sPriPec2.1.pri, whole genome shotgun sequence includes the following:
- the LOC127587359 gene encoding pleckstrin homology domain-containing family O member 1-like, which yields MRKTAASSKRGTQEANPPPAQLEKCGWIRKYCGRGIFREIWKSRYLTLKVDQMYISEKESKDEKSALERFDLTDYDKCEELRKSKSRSKKNHSKFTLVRSRQPGNTAPNLIFLALSPEEKESWINALSTALSRAKNRILDEVTVGEESFLAHPTRDRVKIQHSRRPPTRGHLTAVASTSTSDGMLTLDLIQEEDGEQPRPESDPEAAPGPGGPGRQRQSAASLDQDTPPEPWSPGFGQRGKCVSEETLLGPGASGRGSSEGERLARVRDLVALKLQRTQLLLLESQPRRQGPGPGSGSGLGPEPDARLQAQGLLAEALSNWSQAQQVLEEIQELRQLCGEPEPGTAGRRGLM from the exons ATGAGGAAGACCGCGGCATCCAGCAAGCGG GGAACACAAGAGGCGAACCCACCCCCTGCGCAGCTGGAGAAATGCGGCTGGATCCGGAAGTACTGCGGAAGAGGGATATTTCGGGAGATCTGGAAGAGCCGGTACCTGACACTGAAGGTGGATCAGATGTACATCTCGGAGAAGGAG AGCAAGGACGAGAAGTCGGCGCTGGAGAGGTTCGACCTGACCGACTACGACAAGTGCGAAGAGCTTCGCAAGTCAAAGAGCCGCAGCAAGAAGAACCACAGCAAGTTCACGCTGGTGCGCAGCCGGCAGCCGGGCAACACG GCGCCCAACCTCATTTTCTTGGCGCTCAGTCCCGAGGAGAAAGAGTCCTGGATTAAcgccctcagtactgccctcagCAGGGCCAAGAATCGCATCCTGGATGAG GTCACTGTGGGTGAGGAGAGTTTCCTAGCTCACCCGACCCGGGACAGAGTGAAGATCCAGCACTCCCGCCGCCCCCCCACCCGTGGGCACCTGACGGCCGTG GCCTCCACCTCCACGTCGGACGGGATGCTGACCCTCGACCTGATCCAGGAGGAGGACGGCGAGCAGCCGCGGCCAGAGAGCGACCCCGAGGCGGCGCCGGGCCCCGGGGGCCCCGGGCGGCAGCGGCAATCGGCCGCCTCCTTGGACCAGGACACCCCCCCGGAGCCCTGGAGCCCGGGCTTCGGCCAGCGGGGCAAGTGCGTGTCGGAGGAGACGCTGCTGGGGCCCGGAGCCAGCGGCCGGGGCAGCTCGGAGGGCGAGCGGCTCGCCCGGGTCCGGGACCTCGTCGCCCTCAAGCTGCAGAGGACTCAGCTGCTGCTGCTGGAGTCGCAGCCCCGCAGGCAAGGCCCCGGCCCCGGCTCCGGCTCCGGCCTGGGCCCTGAGCCCGACGCCCGCCTCCAGGCCCAGGGCCTGCTGGCCGAGGCCCTGTCCAACTGGAGCCAGGCCCAGCAGGTGCTGGAGGAGATCCAGGAACTGAGGCAGCTGTGCGGGGAGCCCGAGCCCGGCACCGCCGGCCGCAGGGGACTGATGTGA